The Tenrec ecaudatus isolate mTenEca1 chromosome 13, mTenEca1.hap1, whole genome shotgun sequence genome segment GTGGTTAAGGGCTTGGATTTCATACTTGATGCACCTGCACGTATACTGTAGCTGAGAAGAACCCCCTCGTGCACATACAGGAAAGGCGCTTCTCAGCCGCCGTCCAGCAGTGTCTGTGCCCAAGTGAAAGGATGCTACTCACTGCAAAGCCCACAGTAAATGTCCCTCTCCCCCTTACAATaataaagataaattgttaaaatttgaaTCAAATACCAGAGGTGATGACCTAACACTGCAATgtgacaatttttaaaattgctaattttttgtaatttatttttattgtaacCCCATTCAGGGCTGTTGAAACATTGTTCTCATGAGCTACGGCTCTATCTCTAGTTAAACTGATATCTGGttatattcattttataaatTAGGATAGAAATATACATGCTGAATATTTCAGAGTCTTATGGTTTTGAATGAAGAtaaatctaattttttttttttttagtggaaaGAACAGCATTTGTCTATTTGCCTGAGAAGTCACTCCCCAGAGCAGGGCAAAATCCAAGGTCAAAAGCAGGAATcatttactgtgtgtgtgtgtgtgtgtgtgtgtgtgtgtgtgtgtgtgcccccaAATGGCTCAACTGTTAAAATAATAAGTGGCTTTATACTCCACTCTCAGTACATTTTTTAAGCAAAACAATCAAAAACTAAAAAGAACCTGGTGACTAAGAAGTGGGCCagccaattttaaattgtttcacaGTGTAAGCTATTCTTCAGCATGAACCTATATAAGGAAATCCACATCTGACTACAATGAGAGAGCTCCACGTGTTACGGTGCTGCTGACTCCTGAGAACAAGCTCCCAACGGGAGAGCCACCAAGATTTCCTCTGGGGGAAATAGAAAGGCTAAGGATTCCCCAGAAAGCTAATTTCTGTTCAACTTTTTAAATATGACATTCTTCCAATAAAAGCTTAAATGGTCACATTACACTTTCAAACCCCCCAAATCTCAGCAACCAACAGATACTCAACCCcaccgccactgagtcaattccagcccatagcaaccttataagacagagtaggatcGCCACATGAGGTTTCTAGGCTTTACAGAAGCCTGCTTCCTCTTTTCTCTCAGAGCtgttggagggtttgaaccactgacctttgggttggaGTGCTTAATCCCTGCATCACCGGGGTTCCTATTGCTTGACTAGACTTCCAACTCTAAACAAGATCCATTCTACCTGGCTATTGGAGTATAATCTTGAGCTGTCACAACGTTTCTAAAGTATTTTAAACTGGTAATAAATGTTCATGTTAAATGCCAAATAAGTATATAATCATATGCTAATAGAATCCTGGTTGAGTAGTGGTTATGTTCTgggttgttaaccaaaaggtcagcagttcaaaaccaccagccattcccttagagaaaaatgagggtttctactcttgtcaagagttacagttagtctcagaaacccacaggggcagttctatcatgTCCTACAGAGgtgctatcagtcagaatagaCTGGACGGCTGTGAGTTTAGTTTTGAATTTGGATGGATTCCCAGCAGATCTTGAAAACAATATTGTGGCCACAAAGGCTAGCCTTGCCTATCACCTCAAatcatatttcaaaataaaaggaaaggtGTTTTTTGTGCCTAAGTCCAGAAAATTAAAGGCATTGGCCCAAATTGAGagaattgtttgtttttcagcaaTGAATAAGCAATGTAACTCAGGAAAGAAAATCAAGTGTTAGCTCATGTAATTATCAAATGTAGTAGTAAACCTATTGGGATTTTAACATAacaatatatatctttttttcttttcatttgctgtcaagtcaactcaTGATGTGTGTGTCAAAGTCAAATTGAGCCCAAGAGCATTTTCAAGGGCTGACTTTTTTTTCTGtgtagattgccaggactttcttcttgaCCCTCCCACTTTCAATGAGTAGCTGAGCGTGTGAACCACATGCACCACTGAGGGAACTGCCATGATGATGTGTTTGAAAACAGAGCCTCACACCTGGCCTCTGTGGTGACCATGGCCAGCTAATGCTGTGGAGAGACTTTGTGATAATTTTCAGGAACGGCACTCCCTGGTAAGACCTAACTGGGTAGCTTTCTGGAAATACAACCTCTATGAGTTGAAGTATACTGTTAACTAAGGTGAGAGTCAGGGTCAAGAGAAGGGGCTACTTCATCACAGCCACGCTACACAGCTCAGAATGTAAAGCCAGTCTGGGCAAGGGCAGGAGAGGCCCCAACCCTTCCTACCGTAAGACTCTCTTCAGATTGGTCCCTAGGCCATGCCTCAGGCAGTCTGTGGGTCCAGCAGCAGCCGCACAGTGCCCGGTTGGTTTAGTGACAGCAAAGGGGTCAGAGAGTTGAGAGAGAGAACGAACAGGGCACAGCCTCTCAAGAGCAAACCCAGAATTAGAAAACATATTCCCAATCATCTGAGAAAAAGAATGATACCCGGCTGAGACTTGAACTAGAACATAGTTTCTTCGTGCAGTAGACATGAAGAGATCGGTGTTTCTCAAGTGTGGTATCATCTATTTCTCCTTTTCTATTTCTCCCCAAAACAGCAGatgtaaaggttctctctctctctctctctctctctctctctctctctctctctctctctctctctctctctctctctctctctctcacacacacacacacacacacacgcacagttgCTTCTTTGTACTTACTGCAGCTCCTAATTTTAGAAGCAGCCAGCCACACTCTCTGTGAGGCAGGCATGCAAAGTGCATCAGGCTCCGCCTTCCAGAGCCAACCCCAAGACAGGAAGACGTAGAGCAAGGACAACGGTGCTGTTCAGTCAGTTTCAGGCAACCATTCACAAAGAGAAACATCACACAATAAAATACTAAGCATTTATATCTGGGTGGGGGGGTTGGCGGAAAAACTGACAGGATGCTCAACACATTTTAGGTAGAAATCAAAAACTTTAAAAGTGTCCCAGCCTTCATGGCAGATAAGAATGCAGAAACTCATGTAACCATCAAAAATAGAAACTGTAGGAATAAGACTCTCCtccaaaggggggtgggggtggggaggactctCCTCCATACAATATGATGGCCTACAAAtgatagctggtcaccaaaagcaaccaagcccacagccATCAACTCACTGGGACCCTGGAGGCCACAGTAGAACTCCTCCcctctctttacagaagcagacggccaggTCTTCCTCCCCTGAGGGAGCCACAGCCTCCTTAGATGCAAGAAACATCTTTCTATCTTAGAGTTTCTGCGACAGCAAGTGGCCAAGTATAAGTGAAGGCTGAGACAAACAAACGCACTTTGTCCAGCGAAGCCCTCTTTCATCGGTGTGTGGCGCAGGGGGTCCTGTGCAGTCATGGAGTGACACCGTCACTAGGTTAGGGCTCCGGTGCCTGAAAGCACTTACTGAAGCCTCTCAGCTCACAGCCGCACTGTCCGTGTGCCATTTCTGAGGGGAGGGAGGTGTGTCTAAAATGTAGACAATccacactggtccagataggaactggaaacacagggaatccaggacagatgaacccctcaggaccagtgataagagtggcgataccgagaggtagagggagggtgggttggaaagagggaagctATTACAAgattctacatgtaacctccttcctgggagatggacaacagaaaagtggtgaagggagccgGAGACATCTGGccatgtaagatgtgacaaaataataataatttataaattatcaagggttcatgggggagggcggagcagggagggatggggaaaaatgaggagctgataccaagggctcaagtagaagacaaatattttgagaatgatgatggcaatatatgtacaaatgtgcttgacactatgaatggatgtatggattgtgataagagttatacgagcccccataaaatggtgttttttttttgctttgtttttcttttttttttaattttttttaacaatttattggggctgatacaattcttttcacagttcatacatatacatacatcaattgtataaagcacatctgtaaaaatggtttttaaaaataaaatgcagacaATCCAACTGGTACCCTtccagtcctgttcttatttcTAGTCAAAGAAGGACGTGTGACCAAAATTTCCACTCCCATCCCCAGCTGCCCGCCCCCCTCCCGCACGAATGAAAGAAATCCCTAAGAAGATAAACTTCACCTGCGCGGGACCAGGACTAAGAAGCGTCTTCTTACCTGATGTGGCCAATCAATTCGATGAGCTTGTGACTGAAAAAGTAAGCGGTCAGCTCCGACACGTGACTCAGGACGGAGCAGACCCCGAAGAGAGTGGTGGTTCCGTTCAGGTCTTCCAGGTGCCAGTAGAGAAAGGTGAACACGAAGCCGTACCCGAAGCCCATGAACCACGCCACGAAGAGCACCGAGCCGTACTGCACGCTGCACAGGAGCCTGAGCAAGTCCCTGAAGGTGAAGGCCCGCGGGCCCGGGGCGGCGGGCGCCTCCTGCGAGCACTCGGCCGCGGGGCTCCTCTCCACCGCCGGGATCTCCACCTCCTTCCCTTTCGGGTCCTCGGTGCCGAAGTGGTGGTAGCGGAACCGGAACTGAGTGGCCACGATCAGGGCCATGGTCATGAGCACCCCAAAGACGATGAAGACAATCTGGTAGTTCCGGTACTCGGGGGGCCTGCACCCCTTTCCCTCGACGAGCACCTCGATGTGGGTGTAGTCGATGCCGATGCCCACGGAGAGCATGGCCAGCCcccagcccagggagccccacaTGCGCTGCAGCCCGTAGCGGTCCCTGTGTCGCCCCAGGTACTGCAGCGTGACGGTGTCCACGATCGTGACGGAGGAGGCGCTGAAAAACTCGCCTATGATGACAACCACCAAGATCACCAGGAAGATGGCTTCCACTTCTTGTGGATCGTACACCAGCGAGGCGTGGTCAGAGGGGACCGGTCTGGTGGGAGGGACGGGCGCACGTGTGGTCTCCCTGCTGACGTTTCCTGCGGGGGTGGTTCTGGCCGGGCTCACCGTGAAGTCCATCATCTGACCCGTGGGCTCGCTGCTCCGGCTGGGAGACGTCGCGAACACAGCCGCTCCGGGGATGCTGGGCTCGGGTTCGAGCAGCAAGGACCCATTGGAAGTGGGCAGGTTCCTTCTCGCTCGTGTTTTTGGTAACCGGGAGCCCAGCGTGGTAGAAGGGAGACCAGAATAATTCGTTGGCAGGGTGGTGGGCGGGTGACTGGCATTGGTGGGATGAGCCGCTGGGGGGATCTTTGGTACACATCTCAAGGTAGCAGGCTTCACAAATCCGATGCCCAGGTTAAACAgaacccaacacaaaagagagaagaggaggaCAATCTTGCCTTTTTTAAAGCGGTCTGCAACGACACCCCAAAAGGGCGCGCTGCAGAATTCTATGAAGTATCGGATTCCGACTAGCAGTCCACTCTGGCTTGGGGACATGCCCAGCTGCTTGTAGTACACTGGCAGGAGAGGGTAGAGCGATCCATAGGcggagtaaaagaaaaaataaaagacctTGGAAATGAGAAGATCGTTGTTGATCTTCACACAATGTTTCTCGATCCAGTCTATTTCCTCCTCGGGGATCGCAGACGTTTCAGTGGAGGAAGGCGTTTCATTCGAAGGTGGTTCTGGTTCCCTGGCGATGCCGTTGAAGGGGTCAGCAAGCACATACTTTCTCTTCTGCTCCTCTTCATCGTCGGTTAGGATGGCAACTTTATCGTCCGCCGCCATGGCTTCCCACCACCATCAGAAGAAAGCCCGTGACTCTCAAAATGCTGGTTGTCGATCTGCAGAGAAAACGTTTAAAGAGGGCTCAGCAGTGGGAATTACAACACTCAAATGGAGAGCTAACTCTTGCAGGAAACTGAGGCATCCCAAGCTATAGCTAGAAATAACAACTGAGAGAAAATTCTCATCATGTAACTTGCAGTCACGAAATACTGATAAGTAGCTTTGCAAAAATCGAATAGCCTGTGG includes the following:
- the MFSD6 gene encoding major facilitator superfamily domain-containing protein 6, coding for MAADDKVAILTDDEEEQKRKYVLADPFNGIAREPEPPSNETPSSTETSAIPEEEIDWIEKHCVKINNDLLISKVFYFFFYSAYGSLYPLLPVYYKQLGMSPSQSGLLVGIRYFIEFCSAPFWGVVADRFKKGKIVLLFSLLCWVLFNLGIGFVKPATLRCVPKIPPAAHPTNASHPPTTLPTNYSGLPSTTLGSRLPKTRARRNLPTSNGSLLLEPEPSIPGAAVFATSPSRSSEPTGQMMDFTVSPARTTPAGNVSRETTRAPVPPTRPVPSDHASLVYDPQEVEAIFLVILVVVIIGEFFSASSVTIVDTVTLQYLGRHRDRYGLQRMWGSLGWGLAMLSVGIGIDYTHIEVLVEGKGCRPPEYRNYQIVFIVFGVLMTMALIVATQFRFRYHHFGTEDPKGKEVEIPAVERSPAAECSQEAPAAPGPRAFTFRDLLRLLCSVQYGSVLFVAWFMGFGYGFVFTFLYWHLEDLNGTTTLFGVCSVLSHVSELTAYFFSHKLIELIGHIRVLYIGLACNTARYIYISYLENAWTVLPMEVLQGVTHAAIWAACISYLSAAVPPELRTSAQGILQGLHLGLGRGCGAMIGGVLVNYFGAAATFRGIGMACLVILLLFALIQWLAVPDEEEDKSMLAERIPVPSSPVPIATIDLVQPQTDVLPRIEPRLPPKKTKHQEEQEDVNKPAWGVSSSPWVTFVYVLYQIKEMMQLARDSRASEIQPLQGTSETRGHSPAGGAQPVACETHVDSSRSQPAPNASASQTQSSPAHPGEDQHSEVSQVQHAEPEAAGGH